From a single Narcine bancroftii isolate sNarBan1 unplaced genomic scaffold, sNarBan1.hap1 Scaffold_166, whole genome shotgun sequence genomic region:
- the LOC138750554 gene encoding uncharacterized protein, translating into MTAWCKGDTQCVPVPLMDHIFPLLPPACMLQPTTIAKAGIQWFCKRWSTTDSGELSLYWSLSHHISMSITSLCFPFTLQLLRCVCWPGSTHDARVLTNSPLYRKEEDQGGYHFPPDVSKDVNGVEVPAHLVGHLAYPLRNWLMKGFTQHQGLDLDQQRFNKALNSARIVVEHAYCRLNGCRWCLSKRLDISTTLVPGVVFARCVLHNICEINKEDFLSEWTLVEADGPAPISTDCHNQQAHGHQAIHSAILSIL; encoded by the exons aggggatacccaatgtgtgccggtgccattgatggatcacatattcccattattgcccccagcttgcatgctgcagcctactacaatcgcaaaggcTGGCATTCAATGGTTCTGCAAGCGGTGGTcgaccacagattctggtgagctaagcctttattggtctttatcacatcacatctcaatgtctatcacttcactgtgctttccattcacgttacagcttctcagatgtgtttgttgGCCGGGCAGTACCCATGATGCCCGAGTGCTTaccaactctcctctgtatagaaaggAAGAGGACCAGGGCGGATACCACTTCCCACCTGAC gtgtccaaggatgttaatggagtggaggtTCCAGCGCATCTTGTGGGTCATCTGGCATATCCACTACGaaattggctgatgaaggggttcacacagcaccaaggactggatctggatcagcaaagatttaacaaggcccttaattctgcaaggatagtggtggaacatgcatatTGCCGTCTAAATGGCTGCCGGTGGTGCCTGTCCAAGCGTCTGGATATCTCTACCACCTTAGTCCCAGGTGTTGTGTTTGCTCGCTGTgtcctgcacaatatatgtgagattaacaaggaagactttCTGTCAGAGTGGAcgttggttgaagcagatggtcctgcacccattagcacagattgtcacaatcagcaggcccatgggcaccaggccatccattctgccattttgtccatcctgtaa